Within the Pengzhenrongella sicca genome, the region GTTCGTCTCCGGTGCGGTCGCGGGCTACATGGGCGCCGGCTTCCTCGGCGGCATCGTCGGCGGTCTGCTGGCCGGCGTCGTGGCCAAGTGGATCGGCAGCTTCGCGGTGCCGCGGTGGCTGCGCGGGCTGATGCCCGTCGTGATCATCCCGCTGCTCGCCTCGATCGTCGCCTCCGGGCTGATGTTCCTCGTGCTCGGCGGGCCCATCGCGGCCCTGACCGAGGGCCTCAACAGCTGGCTCACCGGGATGAGCGGCGCGGGTGCGATCACGCTCGGCATCATCCTCGGCCTCATGATGGCGTTCGACCTCGGCGGCCCGGTCAACAAGGTCGCCTACGCGTTCGCCGTCGCCGGCCTCTCGGCCGCGACCGTCCAGAACCAGGCGCCGTGGGAGATCATGGCGACGGTGATGGCCGCCGGCATGGTGCCGCCGCTCGCGATGGCCCTGGCCACGACGGTCGACCGCCGGCTGTTCAGCCTCGCCGAGCGCGAGAACGGCAAGGCCGCGTGGCTGCTCGGGGCATCGTTCATCTCCGAGGGCGCGATCCCGTTCGCCGCGGCCGACCCGCTGCGCGTCATCCCGTCGTGCATGCTTGGGGCGGCCACGACCGGCGCGATCGTCATGGGCTCGGGGGTGACCTCAAAGGCGCCGCACGGCGGGATCTTCGTGTTCTTCGCCATCGGCAACGTGGGCATGTTCGTGCTGGCGATCGCCATCGGGACCGTGATCTCGGCGGCCGCCGTGATCGCGCTGAAGCGGTACGCGGTCCGCAAGGCGCCGGCCGATGAGCCGGCGGGCGACCTTGTCAGCGTCTAGCCGCACGTCCGTCCTTGCCGGCCACACACATCGGGGGTCTTCCGTGCACGAGTACGCAGGAGTTGGGGTCAGCCCGGGTCGGGTGATCGGGCTGGTCCGGCAGATGCCGAAGCCCGTCAGCGAGCCGCCGGCGGGGGAGCAGCTCGCGTCGTCGACGACGCCGGACGAGGCGGTGACCGCGCTGAAGGCGGCGTCGCAGGCGGTCCAGGCGGGCCTGTCGGCGCGCGCGCAGGACGCGCGCGGCGACGCGCGCGCGGTGCTCGAGGCCACCGCGCTGATGGCCGCCGACCCGATGCTGATCAAGGCGGCCGTGAAGCTGGTCCGCGGCGGCGCGTCCAGCGAGCGCGCGATCTGGGACGCGGCCGCGTCGGTCGCGGAGATGCTGCACAACCTCGGCGGCTACATGGCCGAGCGGGCGACTGACGTCTTCGATGTGCGGGCCCGGCTGGTCGCCGAGCTGCGCGGGGTGCCCGCGCCGGGGATCCCGGCGGCGAGCGAGCCGTTCGTGCTCGTCGCGCACGACCTGGCGCCCGCGGACACCGCGACGCTCGATCCCGCGAAGATCCTCGCCCTGGTCACGTCCGGGGGAGGGCCGCAGTCCCACACGGCGATCATCGCCCGGGCCCTGGGCCTCCCGGCGGTCGTCGCGGCGGTCGGGGTCGAGGACCTGGCGGACGGCACCGAGGTGTACCTCGACGGGACGGCCGGCACGATCACGGCCGAGCCGGGCGAGAGCGAGGTCGCGGCCGCGGCCGCGTGGGCGTCGACGGCGTCCAAGCTGGCGGTCTTCGACGGCGACGGGCGCACGGCCGACGGGCACCTCGTGCCGCTGCTCGCCAACGTCGGCGGCGCGAAGGACGCTGTGAAGGCCGCCGCCGCCGGGGCGCAGGGCGTCGGCCTCCTGCGCACCGAGTTCTGCTTCCTCGAGCGCGACACGGAGCCGACCCTCGACGAGCAGGTCGCCGCATACAAGGGCGTGTTCGACGAGTTCGCCGGCAAGAAGGTCGTGATCCGCACGCTCGACGCGGGGGCCGACAAGCCGTTGCCGTTCCTCACCGACGCGAGCGAGCCCAACCCCGCCCTCGGTGTCCGCGGGTACCGGACCGACTGGACGTCGCCAGGGGTGCTCGAGCGTCAGCTCGCGGCCATCGCGGCGGCGGCCGAGAGCTCCGCGGCGCTCGTGTGGGTGATGGCGCCCATGATCGCCACGGTCGAGGAGGCGGGGCACTTCGCCTCGATGTGCGCCGCGGCGGGCCTGGAAACGCCCGGCGTGATGGTCGAGATCCCGTCCGCCGCGCTTCGCGCGGAGCACATCCTCGGCCAGGTCGAGTTCGCGAGCCTCGGCACGAACGACCTCACGCAGTACACGATGGCGGCGGACCGCCAGCTCGGCCCGCTCGCCGCGCTGAACAGCCCGTGGCAGCCGGCCGTGCTCCAGCTCATCGGCCTGACGGTCACGGGCTCGCGTGCCGAGGGGCACGACAAGCCCGTCGGGGTCTGCGGTGAGGCGGCTGCGGATCCGGCGCTCGCCGTCGTCCTGGTGGGTCTCGGCGTGTCGACCCTCTCGATGACGCCGCGCGCGCTCGCCGCGGTCGGTACCGTGCTCAGCAGCGTGACGTTGGCGCAGGCGCAGGACCTGGCTCAGCTCGCCCTCGCGGCGCCGAGCGCGGCGGCGGCGAAGGAGAGCGTCCGGGCGAAGCTGCCCATTCTCGACGAGCTGGGTCTGTGACCGCCTCGGCATAGTTCGCACGTGTTGTCCGACCACTACGCAGGAGGAACAATGTCCGAACGTAAGGCCACCATCGGCAGCCGAGTGGGGCTGCACGCGCGGCCCGCCGCGATCTTCGCCGAAGCGGCCGGAAAGGTCCCGCTCGAGGTCACGATCGCGATGGACGGCGAGCCCGCCGACGACGCGATGGACGCCTCGAGCATCCTGTCCCTGATGAGCCTCGGCGCCACGCACGGCGACGTCGTGGTGCTCCGGGCCGAGGGCGATGGCGCCGACGAGGCCCTCGAGACGCTCGCCAAGATCCTCGAGACGGACCACGACGCCGCCTAGGTCGACTCCGCGTTGAGCTGGCGCCCTGCCGCCGGGATCATTCCCGGCGGCAGGGCTTTTTTCTGCCCCGGCGCGCCGGCAAATTCCCTGCGCAATCCGATCGAACGCCGGCCGAAATCTCGCCAGAATCGGAGAGGAATCTCACCAGAATTGCGCCGTGATCACGCTGTGATCTCGCCAAAAATCGGGACAAGTCGGGCGCGCGAATGCTACGTCCCACGCGACGGCCGCGCAACCGCTGGTAGAATTGAAGGCCTGCCCGGAGCGGGCCGCCGAGATTTCTCCAGCACAATGACCTCCACGGGAGTGGCCTCAGTGCCAAAAGACCACAGTATTGCCAGCGGTGCCAAGGGCATTGCGAAGAAGATTAAGAAGCCCCAATTGCGGCGCCGTCGACTCGACGTGTCGCACGTGAATGTGGTCGACCAGCCGATGTTGAAGAAAGCGCTCGGCGGGACGATCGTCGGAAACACGATGGAATGGTACGACGTCGGTGTCTTCGGTTATCTGATCACGACGATGGGGCCGGTCTTCCTGCCCGAGGCCGACGCCTCCGTCCAGACGCTGTTCCTGCTGGGCACATTCGCGGCGACCTTCATCGCGCGGCCCGTGGGCGGGGTGTTCTTCGGCTGGCTCGGGGACAAGCTCGGGCGCCAGAAGGTGCTCGCGATGACCCTCATCCTCATGGCGGCCTCGACCTTCGTGGTCGGGCTCCTGCCGGGCTACTCCTCGATCGGCATCTGGGCCGCGGTTCTGCTCGTGCTCACAAAGCTGGTCCAGGGCTTCTCGACCGGTGGCGAGTACGCCGGCGCCACGACGTTCGTGAGCGAGTACGCCCCCGACAACCGGCGTGGCTTCGTCGCGAGCATGCTCGACATGGGCAGCTACCTCGGCTTCGCGATCGGTGCCGCCCTGGTGTCGGTCCTGCAGCTGACGCTCGGCCAGGCCGCGATGGAGGACTGGGGGTGGCGCCTGCCGTTCCTGATCGCGGGCCCGCTCGGGCTCATCGCGATCTACTTCCGGATGAAGATCGAGGAGTCGCCGACCTTCCAGGCGACGCTCGACGCGCAGCAGGCCAGCGCGGACGAGCCCGTCGGCTCCGACGACGCGGCCTTGAAGACGCCGATCGGCATCTTCCGGGCGTACTGGCGCAAGATCCTCGTGGCGATGATCATCGTGGCCGCGGCGAACACCGTCGGCTACGCGCTCACGTCCTACATGCCGACCTACCTCACGAGCACCATGGGGTACGACGAGGTGCACGGAACGCTGCTGACGATCCCGGTGCTCGTGATCATGTCGATCTGCATCCCGCTGGCGGGGCGGCTGTCGGACAAGATCGGGCGCCGGCCGGTGCTCTGGCTCGGCTCGATCTCCGCCGTCGTCGGCGCCGTCCCGGCCTTCCTGCTCATCGGCCACGGCGCGCTGTGGTCGACGCTGCTCGGGCTCGCCCTCATCGCTGTGCCGGTGACGTTCTACGTCTCGAACATCGCGTCTGCCCTGCCGGCGCTGTTCCCGACCGCGAGCCGCTACGGCGCGATGGGGATCGCTTACAACTTCGCGGTCGCGATCTTCGGCGGGACGTCGCCGTTCATCATCGCGGCGCTGATCACCTACACCGACGACGTGATGATGCCCGCGTACTACCTGATGGGCACCTCGGCCATCGGTGCGGTGGCGATCTACTTCCTCACGGAGTCCGCCAACCGGCCGCTGCCCGGCTCGATGCCGAGCGTCGACACAGAGGAGGAGGCCCACGCGCTCGTGGCCACGCAGGAGGAGAACCCCCTGCTGGACATGAACGAACTGCCGTTCGACGACACGTACGAGCCCGCCGAGACCGACGCGGACCTCGTGCACGCCGGCGAGGTCGGCGAGGGCGAGCGCGTCCCGGTCTAGCTGTTCAGCCCTCGTCGCGGCGGACGGTGCGTGCACCGATCCGGACGCCGCCCGCGACGAGGGCCGCGGTCAGGACGCACGTCGGCGCGAGCGGCGCGCGCACCGGGGGAGAATGCGCGCATGAGCCAGCGCACCGCCATTCTGCTCGGGTCCACCGGTTCGATCGGCACCCAGGCCATCGACGTGATCACCCGCAACCCCGACCGGTTCGCCGTCGTCGGGCTGAGCGCGGGCGGCGCCGATCCGGTCGCGCTCGCCCGGCAGGCGGTGTCGCTCGGGGTGCAGGTCGTCGCGGTGGCCGATCCACACGCGGCGCCCGCGCTGATGTCGGCGATCGCCGACGCCGCCTTCGCGGCCGGGCGGACCAGCGCCGGGATCGAGGTGCTCGTCGGCCCCGACGCCGCGACCGAGCTGGCCGGGCGCCCCGCCGACGTCGTGCTCAACGGGATCACCGGCTCGGTCGGCCTGGGGCCCACCCTCGCCGCGCTGGCGGCCGGCACCACGCTCGCGCTCGCGAACAAGGAGTCACTCGTCGTCGGCGGCCCGCTCGTGGCCGCGGCGCTGACCCGGCCGGACCAGATCGTGCCGGTGGACTCCGAGCACTCCGCGATGGCGCAGGCGCTGCGGTCCGGGACCCACGCGGAGGTGCGCCGGCTCATCCTCACCGCGTCCGGGGGGCCGTTCCGCGGGCGCTCCCGCGACGAGCTGAAGCCCGTCACGCCGGACGAGGCGCTGCACCACCCCACCTGGACCATGGGTCCCGTCGTGACGATCAACTCGGCGACGCTGATGAACAAGGGGCTCGAGCTCATCGAGGCCCACCTGCTGTTCGACGTCCCGACCGACGACATCACCGTCGTCGTGCACCCGCAGTCGGTCGTGCACTCGATGGTCGAGTTCGTCGACGGCTCGACCCTCGCGCAGGCGTCGCCGCCCGACATGCGCCTGCCGATCGCCCTCGGGCTGTCGTGGCCCGAGCGGATCGCCGACGTCGCGTCCGCGTGCGACTGGACCGCGGCGCGTGAGTGGACCTTCGAGCCGCTCGACGAGGCAGCGTTCCCCGCCGTCGGGCTGGCGCGCGCCGCCGTCGCGGCGTCGGCCACCCACCCGGCGGTCTTCAACGCCGCGAACGAGCAGGGCGTGCGGGCGTTCCTCGCCGGGCGCATCGGCTTCCTGGACATCGTCGACACGGTCGCCCGGGTGCTCGACGAGCACGACGGGGCGGCCACCGCCGCGGGCCTGACCCTCGCGGACGTGCTCGCGGCCGAAGAGTGGGCCCGGGCCCGCGCCGACGAGCTCCTGCGCCGCAGCTAGCCGAGTGTGGGCGATCTGCTCCTGAACGCGCGGGTGTGCAGGATCTGCTGGTCCGGGACCAGTTCAGGGGACCGATTTCCCACACACGCGGCGTTGGGAGCCGAATGCCCACACTCGGAGCATGCGGTGGGTGTGGAGCATGCGGTGGGTGTGGAGCACACGGTGGGTGGAGCTCGCGCCGGGGTGGAGGTGGTGCGGGCTAGTGGCCCGTGAACCGGCCGAGGGCGGTCGCCAGGGCGCTCGGGCGCCGAGTGAGGCGCTCCTCGGCGTCGGCGGCGACGGCGACGGCGAACCCCGCGTTGATGCCGAGCCAGCGCGCGGGTTCGGCCTCCCAGCGCGGCGAGCGGTGGTTGACCCACGGGAGCCGCGTCAGCGCGCTGTCATGGCCCGAGATCAGGTCCGCGAGCGTGCGGCCGGCGAGGTTGGTCGTGGCCAAGCCGTCGCCGACGTACCCACCCGCCCAGGCCAGCCCCGTGCGCGGGTCGAGGCCGACGCTCGCCTGCCAGTCGCGGGCGATGCCCAGTGGTCCGCCCCAGGAATGGGTCACCGCGAAGTCCGCGACGTCCGGGAACAGGTCGATCAGGGCCGCGCGCAGGTGGGCGTGCACCCGCCGGTCGCGGTCGAACGCGCCCTCGATCTTCGAGCCCGCGTGGTACGGCGCGCCCCGGCCGCCGAACGCGAGCCGGTCGTCCGCCGTGCGCTGGCCGTAGACGATGAGGTGGCGGTGGTCGGCGAACGTCTCACCGCGCGCCAGGCCGAGGCGGTCCCACACCGACGTCGGCAGCGGCTCGGTCGCGATCATCAGCGAGTAGACCGGCACGACGTCGCGGCCGGTGCCGGGCAGCCGGGCCGTCCACGCCTCCGTCGCCCGCACGACGTGCTTGGCGCGCACAATGCCGTGATCGGTGACGACGGCACGCGGCGACAGGCGCAGCGCCGTCGTGCCCTCGGCGATCTGCACGCCGCGGCGCTCGAGCACGCGCGCGAGGCCGCGCGCCAGTCGGGCCGGTTGGACCCGGGCGCAGTCCGGGGTGAAGGTCGCGCCGAGCACGCGCGTGGCGCCGACCCGCTCGCGGGCCTGCGCGGCGTCGAGCAGCGTGACCTCGTCGCCCCAGCGTGCGGCGGCATCGGCGTCGGCGCGGGCCCGGTCGAGCTGGGCGGCCGAGCGCGCGAGCGTGACCGTCCCGCCGTACGCGAAGTCGCACTCGATCTCCTCGAACGCCGCGACGCCGCCCACCTCGACCACGGTGTCCCGCATCGCGGCGCGCAGCGCGCGCGCCGCCTCGGGCCCGTGCTCGCGGGCGATCGCGTCGGCCGACGTCGGGAACAGGGCCGAGCACCAGCCCCCGTTGCGCCCGCTCGCCCCGAAGCCGGCGAACTCGCGCTCGACGATCACGACCCGCACCTCGGGGTCGGCCTCGGTCAGGTAGTAGGCCGTCCACAGCCCGGTCAGGCCCGCGCCGACGACGACGACGTCGGCCTCGCAGTCGCCGTCCAGCGGGGCGCGGGGCGTGAGCGGGTCGCCGTCCGCGACCACCTGGTCGAGCCAGAGGGAGAGGTCGCGGGGGCCGCTCACAGGCGAGTCCAGGCTTCCGACAGCACGCCGCGCAGGATCTGCTCCATCTGGTCGAACTCGGCGGGGCCGCAGGTCAGCGGCGGCGCGAGCTGGACCACCGGGTCGCCGCGGTCGTCGGCGCGGCAGTACAGGCCGGCGTCGAACAGGGCCTTGGACAGGAAGCCGCGCAGCAGGCGCTCGCTCTCGTCGTCGTCGAAGGTCTCGCGGGTCGCCTTGTCCTTGACGAGCTCGATCCCGTAGAAGTACCCGTCCCCGCGCACGTCGCCGACGATCGGCAGGTCGAGCAGCTTCTCGAGCGTGCTGCGGAAGATCGGCGCGTTCGCGTGCACGTGCTCGGTGATCTTCTCGCGCTCGAAGATGTCGAGGTTCGCCATCGCGACGGCCGCCGAGACCGGGTGCCCGCCGAACGTGTACCCGTGGTAGAAGGTCGTCGAGCCCGTGCTGAACGGCTCGAACAGCCGGTCGGACGCGATGAGCGCGCCGATCGGGGAGTACCCCGAGGTCATGCCCTTCGCGCAGGTGATCATGTCGGGGACGTACCCGTAGTCGTTGCACGCGAAGATCTCGCCGATCCGGCCGAACGCGCAGATCACCTCGTCGGACACGAGCAGCACGTCGTAGGCGTCGCAGATCTCCCGGACCCGCTCGAAGTACCCGGGCGGCGGGGGGAAGCAGCCGCCGGAGTTCTGGACCGGCTCGAGGAACACGGCCGCGACGGTATCGGCGCCCTCGAAGAGGATCGCCTCCTCGATCCGGTCGGCGGCCCACCGGCCGAACGCCTTGGGATCCTCGCGCAGCGCCTCCGGCCCGCGGTAGATGTTCGTGTTGGGCACCTTGTGCGCGCCGGGCACGAGCGGCTCGAACGGGGCCTTCATCGCGGGGATGCCGGTGATCGACAGCGCCCCCTGCGGGGTGCCGTGGTAGGCGACCGCGCGCGAGATGACCTTGTACTTGGTCGGCTGACCCTGGAGCTTCCAGTACTGCTTCGCGAGCTTCCAGGCCGTCTCGACGGCCTCGCCGCCGCCGGTCGTGAAGAAGACGCGGTTGAGGTCGCCCGGCGCGTGATGCGCGAGGCGTTCGGCCAGGTCGATCGCGTTCGGGTGCGCGTACGACCAGAGCGGGAAGAACGCGAGCTCGCTGGCCTGGGCGTGGGCCCGCTCGGCGAGCTCGGCGCGGCCGTGGCCGACCTGCACGACGAACAGCCCCGACAGGCCGTCGATGAGCTGGTGACCGGTGTCGTCCCAGATGTGGTGGCCCTGCCCGCGCACGATCGTCGGCACGGACAGGTCCCAGCTGCTGTGCCGCGTGAAGTGGCCCCACAGGTGGCGCCGCGCGGCGTCGTCGCGGGGGGTGCCGGTGGGCGTGACGGAGCGGGCTTCGGTGGTCATCGGGTTCCCCAGTTGTATTGCTGCTTGCGGAGCTTGAGGTAGACGAACGTCTCGGTGCCGAGCACTCCCGGGAGCGCGCGGATCTTGTTGTTGAGCACGTCGAGGAGGTGCTCGTCGTCCTCGCAGACGACCTCGACCAGCAGGTCGAACCCCCCGGCGGTGATCACCACGTAGTCGATCTCGGGCAGCTCGGCGATCGAGTCGGCGAGCTTCTCGAGGTCGCCGCCGCTGCGGATCCCGATCATCGCCTGGCGCGCGAAGCCCACCTGGACGGGGTCGGTGACGGCGACGATCTGCACGATGCCGGACTCGACGAGCCGTTGGACGCGCTGGCGGACCGCGGCCTCCGAGAGGCCGACCGCCTTGCCGATCGACGCGTAGGCGCGCCGGCCGTCCTCCTGGAGCTGCTCGATGATGGCCTTCGAGATCGCGTCCAGCGGGACGGTCGCCGAGGTGCGCGAGCGCTGAGTCATGTGCCGATGGTCCCTGCTGGACCCGCGTGTGCGCAAGTGATTCCGCAGTGCGCCGGCCTGCGGGCCGCTGATTTCGGCGTCACGGGCCCGTGCAACCGTTGATTTCGGATCGAACTCGACTAGCCTCGGAGCGCGGGCGGATGCACCCAGCGACCCGCGACCCGGGCCCGAGGAGACCGTTGTGAGCGCCACGACCACCGACCTGACACCCCCGCCGCCGCTGACCGCGCTGCGCAACTTCATCGACGGCGCGCACCACGACGCCGGCTCGGGCCGCACCGCCGAGATCATCGATCCGAGCACCGGTCGGGCCTACGCGAGCGCGCCCGTCTCCGACGCCGACGACGTCGACCGGGCCCTGCGCGCCGCCTCGCGGGCGTTCGGAGCGTGGCGCGACAGCACGCCGGGCGAGCGCCAGCTCGCGCTGCTGCGCATCGCCGACGCGATCGACGCGCGCGCGGGGGAGTTCGTCGAGGTCGAGTCCCGCAACACCGGCAAGCCGCTCGCCCTCGTCGCCAGCGACGAGCTGCCGCCGTCGAGCGACCACTTCCGCTTCTTCGCGGGCGCGGCGCGCCTGCTCGAGGGGTCGAGCGCGGGGGAGTACCTCGCCGGCCACACGTCGTTCGTGCGGCGCGAGCCCATCGGCGTGTGCGGGCAGGTCACGCCGTGGAACTACCCGCTCATGATGGCCGTGTGGAAGATCGCGCCGGCGCTCGCGGCCGGCAACACGGTGGTGCTCAAGCCGTCCGACACGACGCCCGCGTCGACGCTGCTGCTGGCCGAGATCGCCGCCGAGTTCCTGCCCGCCGGCGTGTTCAACGTCGTGTGCGGGGACCGGGACACCGGCCGGGCGCTCGTGGACCACCCGCTCCCGGACATGGTCTCGATCACCGGCTCCGTGCGCGCAGGGATGGAGGTCGCGGGCAGCGCGGCCCGCGACGTCAAGCGTGTGCACCTCGAGCTCGGGGGCAAGGCCCCGGTCGTCGTGTTCGCCGACGCCGACCTCGCGGCGGCCGCGGCGGGGATCGCCTACGGCGGCTTCTACAACGCGGGCCAGGACTGCACCGCCGCGACCCGGGTGCTCGTGCACGAGTCGGTGCACGCGGACTTCGCCGCCGCGCTCGCCGAGCAGGCGGCCGGCCAGCGCACGGGCCGCCCGGACGAGGACGACATCGCGTTCGGGCCGGTCAACAGCGCGGGCCAGCTCGCGCGCGTCGCCGGCTTCCTCGACCGGCTGCCCGACCACGCGCGGATCCTCACGGGCGGGCACCGGCAGGGCGACACCGGCTACTTCCACGAGGCGACGGTGGTCGACGGGCTGCGCCAGGAGGACGAGGTCAGCCAGACCGAGATCTTCGGTCCCGTCATCACGATCCAGACGTTCCGGGACGAGGCGGAGGCGGTCGCGCTCGCGAACGGGGTCGACTACGGGCTGTCGAGCTCGGTGTGGACGAAGGACCACGGCACTGCGATGCGGATGTCCCGGTCGCTCGACTTCGGCGTCGTGTGGATCAACACCCACATCCCCTTCGTCTCGGAGATGCCGCACGGCGGGTTCAAGCACTCCGGCTACGGCAAGGACCTGTCCAAGTACAGCCTCGAGGACTACACGCGGATCAAGCACGTCATGACGAATCTCGACGCCTGACGGCGGGAAACCGCAGCGAATGTTCCGAACGTGAAACTTTTTCGTTGCGGCCAGTGACATCCACCACGGAATCCCTTGTGCTCTCCCGGTTCCGGTGTCAGCATCCCCACAACGACTCGGTGCCCCCGGCCGCGTCCTGCTGATCGCCTCGAGACCGGAGCCCAGAGATGACCCGTGCGCGCGACCTCCCCGGCGATCCCCTCATCCGGTCCCTCGTCCAGCAGGCCCGGCGGTCGCAGCGCGGGGCCGTCTCGCGCCGCACGGTGCTCGCGGGTGCGGGCGTCGCGGGCGTCGGGTCGCTCCTCGCGGCGTGCGGGACGGGCGGGACGTCGGGCGGGACGTCGTCGTCGGCGGCGCCTGGCACGGACGTCTCGGCGACCGACCCGACCGTCTCGTGGGCGAACTGGACCCTCTACCTCGACTACGACGACGAGTCCCAGAGCTACCCGACGCTCGACGCGTTCGCCGCGGAGACCGGCATCACGGCGAACTACGCCGAGGACATCGACGACAACGACACCTACTTCGGCAAGATCCAGGGCCAGCTCGCGATCGGGCAGGACATCGGGCAGGACATCGTGGTCTTCACGGACTGGATGGCCGCGCGCATGATCCGCCTCGGCTACACCCAGGAGCTGGACCGCACGAACATCCCGAACGCGAGCAACCTGCTCGCGAGCCTCCAGGAGGTCGACTTCGACCCGGGCCGCAAGCACTCGCTGACCTGGCAGTCGGGCTTCGGTGGTCTCGCCTGGTCGAAAGAGAAGATCCCCGGCGGCCTGACCAGCGTCTCCGACCTGTGGAAGCCCGAGTACAAGGGCCGCGTCGAGGTGCTCTCGGAGATGCGGGACACGATCGGGCTGATCATGCTCGACCAGGGCGTGGACATCTCGGGAGACTGGGGCGACGACGAGTTCGACGCCGCGCTCGCGGTCGTGACCGAGCAGATCGCGTCCGGCCAGATCCGTCAGGTCAAGGGCAACTCCTACAAGGAGGACCTGATCTCGGGGGACGCCGTCGCCGTGATCGGCTGGTCGGGGGACATCACCCAGATCAACTTCGAGTACGACGACCAGTGGTCGTTCCTGCTGCCGGAGGCTGGCGGCACGCTCTGGTCGGACAACATGGAGATCCCGATCGGCGCGACCCACAAGGCGAACGCCGAG harbors:
- a CDS encoding polyamine ABC transporter substrate-binding protein, encoding MTRARDLPGDPLIRSLVQQARRSQRGAVSRRTVLAGAGVAGVGSLLAACGTGGTSGGTSSSAAPGTDVSATDPTVSWANWTLYLDYDDESQSYPTLDAFAAETGITANYAEDIDDNDTYFGKIQGQLAIGQDIGQDIVVFTDWMAARMIRLGYTQELDRTNIPNASNLLASLQEVDFDPGRKHSLTWQSGFGGLAWSKEKIPGGLTSVSDLWKPEYKGRVEVLSEMRDTIGLIMLDQGVDISGDWGDDEFDAALAVVTEQIASGQIRQVKGNSYKEDLISGDAVAVIGWSGDITQINFEYDDQWSFLLPEAGGTLWSDNMEIPIGATHKANAEALMNYYYDPVVAAQVAAYVNFICPVDGAQDAMADIDPSLVENPLIFPDAATLAQAHVFRSLSAEEETKYNGAYLTAVGA